Proteins co-encoded in one Phycisphaerae bacterium genomic window:
- a CDS encoding DM13 domain-containing protein has product MRYAVTAVVMLFAVPAARGDTPYARAGWFADLSTLAHGVSGRVTIVDADTFRIDDFFYDGGGISVYAYLGASDSNAAFASGLQTGPQLLGMPFSGGSLVIDLPAGQTLDGYNAVSIWCVTAGANFGSGTFGPPEYPRAGYQVTLPPGSHSTHGVVTIVDERTLRLDEFFYDGFAPAVYVNLGVDTSNASFLNGTWIGPQFANGVALVDATFTVQFPPGQTLDGFGAVCIWCEVIKACFTRGSFPRATGDIDIDGDVDLNDYAMRHDCTLGPDIPGQSTRDCIDADVNGDGFVDLGDFADADLCRSGRGQRPATQCIE; this is encoded by the coding sequence ATGCGATACGCCGTCACGGCCGTGGTCATGCTGTTTGCGGTCCCTGCCGCGCGGGGCGATACGCCGTACGCCCGGGCGGGTTGGTTCGCCGATCTGAGCACGCTGGCTCACGGCGTTTCCGGGCGGGTGACCATCGTGGACGCGGACACGTTTCGCATTGACGACTTTTTCTATGACGGCGGGGGCATCAGCGTCTACGCGTATCTTGGTGCGTCTGATTCGAACGCTGCCTTTGCCTCGGGCCTGCAAACGGGCCCGCAACTCCTGGGCATGCCCTTCAGCGGCGGATCGCTGGTGATCGATCTTCCGGCGGGACAGACGCTGGACGGCTACAACGCCGTGTCCATTTGGTGCGTTACGGCCGGTGCGAACTTCGGATCGGGGACGTTCGGTCCACCGGAGTATCCGCGCGCGGGATACCAGGTGACGCTGCCGCCAGGTTCGCACTCCACGCACGGCGTGGTCACGATCGTCGACGAGCGGACGTTGCGCCTGGACGAATTCTTCTACGACGGATTCGCTCCGGCCGTGTACGTCAATCTGGGCGTGGATACGAGCAACGCCAGTTTCCTGAACGGTACGTGGATCGGGCCGCAATTCGCCAATGGCGTCGCGCTGGTCGACGCGACGTTTACCGTGCAGTTTCCGCCGGGGCAGACGCTCGACGGGTTCGGGGCGGTGTGCATCTGGTGCGAGGTGATCAAGGCCTGTTTCACGCGGGGATCTTTTCCGCGGGCGACGGGCGATATCGATATCGATGGGGACGTGGACCTGAACGACTACGCCATGCGGCACGACTGCACGCTCGGACCGGATATTCCCGGGCAGAGCACACGGGACTGCATCGACGCCGACGTCAACGGCGACGGATTCGTCGATCTGGGCGATTTCGCTGATGCCGATCTTTGCCGCAGCGGCCGGGGACAGCGACCGGCAACGCAGTGCATTGAATGA
- the glnA gene encoding type I glutamate--ammonia ligase, whose protein sequence is MFSSAKEALAYIAEHEVAMVDLKITGLAGQWLHVTIPGSNFKQHHFEEGVGYDGSSGSGFGRVEDGDVAAMPEPSTGFMDPFCEHPTLSFFCDTVRADTKEPLSSDPRNIAKRAVAWMRSTGIADEALMGPEFEFHVFDNVEVINEPYEAAFNVRSGEVHSDGATAAIPLKRGYLRIPPGDQLHDLRSEIALTLEQLGIAVRYHHHEVGAPGQCEIEVDLDEMVRVADRTQLIKYVVKNVAHRHGRLATFMPKPVYGEAGNGMHVHQRLRKNNKPLFYDEKNRNYARLSDLALSYVGGILSHGAALTGLANPSTNSFKRLVEGYEAPVNLFFSLANRSAAIRIPRYAVSPEDKRIEYRPPDFTGNIYLTLSAMLMAGLDGIRNKIDPAAHRFGPYDVDIAKQDDEFKKQITPLPRSLHDALLALDADRSFLLEGEVFSAALLDTWIAGKRSNESAAVAARPHPYEFHLYLDT, encoded by the coding sequence GTGTTTTCATCTGCCAAGGAAGCACTGGCCTACATCGCCGAGCACGAGGTGGCCATGGTCGATCTCAAGATCACCGGCCTCGCCGGACAGTGGCTCCACGTCACCATTCCGGGTTCAAATTTCAAGCAGCACCACTTCGAGGAAGGCGTGGGCTACGACGGCTCATCGGGATCGGGCTTCGGCCGGGTGGAAGACGGCGACGTGGCGGCCATGCCGGAACCCTCCACCGGCTTTATGGACCCCTTCTGCGAGCACCCCACGCTCAGCTTCTTCTGCGACACCGTCCGCGCGGACACCAAGGAACCGCTATCTTCCGATCCCCGCAACATCGCCAAGAGGGCCGTGGCGTGGATGCGCTCCACGGGCATCGCCGACGAGGCCTTGATGGGCCCGGAATTCGAGTTCCACGTGTTTGACAACGTCGAGGTCATTAACGAGCCCTACGAGGCGGCGTTCAACGTCCGCTCGGGCGAAGTCCACAGCGACGGCGCGACGGCCGCCATTCCGCTGAAGCGCGGCTACCTGCGCATCCCGCCCGGCGACCAGCTCCATGACCTGCGGAGCGAGATCGCGCTCACCCTCGAACAGCTCGGCATCGCCGTTCGCTACCATCACCACGAGGTCGGCGCGCCCGGCCAGTGCGAGATCGAAGTCGATTTGGACGAAATGGTCCGCGTCGCCGATCGCACGCAGCTCATCAAGTACGTGGTCAAGAACGTCGCTCACCGTCACGGCCGTCTGGCGACGTTCATGCCCAAGCCCGTGTACGGCGAAGCCGGCAACGGCATGCACGTCCACCAGCGGCTGCGTAAGAACAACAAACCGCTGTTCTACGACGAGAAGAACCGCAACTACGCCCGCCTGAGCGATCTCGCCTTGAGTTACGTGGGCGGGATCCTTTCCCACGGGGCGGCGCTGACCGGACTGGCCAACCCCTCGACCAACTCCTTCAAGCGTCTCGTCGAGGGCTACGAGGCTCCGGTCAACCTGTTCTTCTCCCTGGCGAACCGCTCGGCGGCCATCCGCATCCCGCGCTATGCTGTCAGCCCGGAGGACAAGCGTATCGAGTATCGCCCGCCGGACTTCACCGGCAACATCTACCTCACGCTCTCGGCCATGCTGATGGCCGGGCTCGACGGCATCCGCAACAAGATAGACCCCGCCGCACACCGCTTCGGCCCGTACGACGTGGACATCGCCAAACAGGACGACGAATTCAAGAAGCAGATCACCCCCCTGCCGCGCTCACTGCACGATGCGCTGCTGGCCCTTGACGCCGACCGGTCCTTCCTTCTCGAAGGCGAAGTGTTCAGCGCCGCCCTGCTGGACACGTGGATCGCGGGCAAACGAAGCAACGAGTCTGCGGCCGTCGCCGCCCGCCCGCACCCGTACGAGTTTCATTTGTATTTGGACACCTGA